The following are encoded in a window of Cupriavidus oxalaticus genomic DNA:
- the hemN gene encoding oxygen-independent coproporphyrinogen III oxidase → MNPLAMTTPAPDRRALSDFRALAGRIDGNGPRYTSYPTADRFRNGPDLSLYHDALAACRADAPAPLSLYLHIPFCENICYYCGCNKIITRDHGRSARYVTYLGREMALLAAQLGTRRRVLQSHWGGGTPTFLDPDEMRRVMALLHEHFELPPDGEHSIEIDPRRVDDTRMALLAELGFNRVSLGVQDFDPEVQQAIHRIQSYEETRGVVDAARRLGFRSVSLDLIYGLPHQTAARFGRTIDQVLALRPDRLAVYSYAHLPHVFKPQRRIDESALPPAGEKLDILVSTIERLTAEGYVYIGMDHFALPDDDLAVAQREGRLQRNFQGYSTHAGYDQLGLGISAIGAVAGRYVQNARTLDEYYGALDQGRLPLARGVAMTADDHLRRELIGALMCSGVLDIPALERRHGIDFGTDFAPELAELATLAADGLVQVEPARITVTPLGRLLVRRVAMVFDRYLRDDAARAAVAGLEGEAATPAANDGVQPIRIVPRARYSRVV, encoded by the coding sequence ATGAATCCGCTTGCCATGACTACCCCTGCGCCCGACCGCCGCGCGCTGTCGGACTTTCGCGCACTCGCCGGCCGCATCGACGGCAACGGCCCGCGCTACACCTCCTACCCGACTGCCGACCGTTTCAGGAACGGCCCGGACCTGTCGCTGTACCACGACGCCCTGGCCGCCTGCCGTGCCGATGCGCCCGCGCCGTTGTCGCTGTACCTGCATATCCCGTTCTGCGAGAACATCTGCTACTACTGCGGCTGCAACAAGATCATCACGCGCGACCACGGCCGCAGCGCCCGCTACGTCACGTACCTGGGCCGCGAGATGGCGCTGCTGGCCGCGCAGCTCGGCACACGCCGGCGCGTGCTCCAGTCGCACTGGGGCGGCGGCACGCCGACCTTCCTGGATCCCGACGAAATGCGCCGCGTGATGGCGCTGCTGCACGAGCATTTCGAACTGCCGCCCGATGGCGAGCATTCCATCGAGATCGACCCTCGCCGCGTCGATGACACCCGCATGGCGCTGCTGGCCGAGCTGGGTTTCAACCGCGTCAGCCTGGGCGTGCAGGATTTCGATCCCGAGGTGCAGCAGGCCATCCACCGGATCCAGTCGTACGAAGAGACCCGTGGCGTGGTCGACGCCGCGCGCCGGCTCGGCTTCCGCTCGGTCAGCCTCGACCTGATCTACGGCCTGCCGCACCAGACCGCCGCACGCTTTGGCCGCACCATCGACCAGGTGCTGGCGCTGCGGCCCGACCGCCTTGCGGTCTACAGCTACGCGCACCTGCCGCATGTGTTCAAGCCGCAGCGCCGCATCGACGAAAGCGCGCTGCCGCCGGCCGGCGAGAAGCTCGACATCCTGGTCTCCACCATCGAACGCCTGACCGCCGAGGGCTACGTCTATATCGGCATGGACCACTTCGCGCTGCCCGACGACGACCTCGCCGTGGCGCAGCGCGAAGGCCGCCTGCAGCGCAACTTCCAGGGCTACTCCACGCACGCCGGCTACGACCAGCTTGGCCTCGGCATCTCAGCGATCGGCGCGGTGGCGGGGCGCTACGTGCAGAATGCCCGCACGCTGGACGAGTACTACGGCGCGCTCGACCAGGGCCGCCTGCCGCTGGCGCGCGGGGTGGCGATGACCGCCGACGATCATCTGCGCCGCGAGCTGATCGGCGCGCTGATGTGCAGCGGCGTGCTGGATATTCCCGCGCTGGAGCGGCGCCATGGCATCGATTTCGGCACCGACTTCGCGCCGGAACTGGCCGAACTTGCCACCCTGGCAGCCGACGGCCTGGTGCAGGTCGAGCCCGCCCGCATCACGGTCACGCCGCTGGGACGCCTGCTGGTGCGGCGCGTGGCGATGGTGTTCGACCGCTACCTGCGCGACGATGCCGCCCGCGCCGCGGTCGCCGGGCTGGAAGGCGAGGCCGCCACTCCTGCCGCCAACGACGGCGTACAGCCGATCCGCATCGTGCCGCGGGCGCGTTACTCGCGCGTCGTGTAA
- a CDS encoding c-type cytochrome, with protein MSDVHNEHHEHESPIKTPKQLIAVVVAAFLVPIIVIALLVNFVGHGSTESAGAVTTAEAVNDRIKPVASLEIKDPNAPRVFKTGEQVYKEICAACHATGAAGAPKYGTAGDWTARIGQGFDGLMKSVVAGKGAMPPRAGSTPDDYTDYELARAVVYMADAGGAKFPEPPAPAAPAPATAAAPDAAAAPAAAAAPAPAAPPAAAPAAPAAAAAAPAAASADVGKKVYDQVCAACHAAGVAGAPKFGDKAAWAPRLKEGMDTVHNYALKGKGVMPPKGGYAGPDADVIAASDYMANAAK; from the coding sequence ATGAGCGACGTCCACAACGAACACCACGAACACGAGTCTCCCATCAAGACACCCAAGCAGCTGATCGCCGTGGTGGTCGCGGCTTTCCTGGTACCGATCATCGTGATCGCCCTGCTGGTCAACTTTGTGGGACACGGCTCGACTGAAAGTGCCGGCGCGGTCACCACTGCAGAAGCCGTCAATGACCGCATCAAGCCGGTCGCGTCGCTCGAAATCAAGGATCCCAACGCACCGCGCGTGTTCAAGACCGGCGAACAGGTCTACAAGGAAATCTGCGCGGCCTGCCACGCCACCGGTGCGGCGGGTGCGCCCAAGTACGGTACTGCCGGCGACTGGACCGCACGAATCGGCCAGGGCTTCGACGGCCTGATGAAGTCGGTGGTGGCCGGCAAGGGCGCAATGCCGCCGCGCGCCGGCAGCACGCCTGACGACTACACCGATTACGAACTGGCCCGCGCCGTGGTCTACATGGCCGACGCCGGCGGCGCCAAGTTCCCCGAGCCGCCCGCGCCGGCTGCCCCGGCACCGGCCACCGCCGCGGCACCCGATGCCGCTGCCGCCCCGGCTGCTGCCGCTGCACCGGCACCGGCCGCGCCCCCTGCTGCTGCTCCGGCGGCTCCGGCAGCCGCTGCCGCGGCCCCGGCTGCTGCCTCTGCCGACGTCGGCAAGAAGGTCTATGACCAGGTCTGCGCCGCCTGCCACGCCGCCGGCGTGGCAGGCGCGCCCAAGTTTGGCGACAAGGCCGCCTGGGCGCCGCGCCTGAAGGAAGGCATGGACACGGTCCACAACTATGCGCTGAAGGGCAAGGGCGTGATGCCGCCCAAGGGTGGCTACGCCGGTCCGGACGCCGACGTGATCGCCGCGTCGGACTACATGGCGAACGCTGCCAAGTAA
- a CDS encoding diguanylate cyclase: protein MRPRLSALLDHLWEQAVRTPQRFVVLSFAAAAVLLLVISAHGLVVLRDHEVQTLQQTQQLQVAGISSVLNVETERLRSVRNFAQHLIRLQMGPHAVEADPPLQAAYAHRNDDLWQLPAPEGDAVLLGVGPRMLEGMDSFYRRDEDLLPGLYVARGISHLLSAEPVNPLVTRKLMYVSSNGFFVAYPPVPPARTAAVLRRVDDAGFLREHLPHNNPDRTLRWQMMPAGDGSGDVYLTVSLPVYLHAQFRGVAISGISQRSLDAYLTNTTRKGVRSFLIDIDGRLVGASTRDVRSVEKFAAAVPSASGEATPHEMFRRGSGTLHLADGSRLMFQRIGSTNLMLVDYFSATDLLLRTASHLSVVLAASALSLAVLLWVTLQGFRKLFSHYQARGEALRELAETDALTGLANRRVFEARFAVEHSHSLREKTPMSMLMIDIDRFKRINDNWGHASGDRVLKTLADVMRATVRAIDVPARIGGEEFAVLLPRTSIEEATQTAERLRKILGQTVCGPAADAADMGDIRFTVSIGVSDLGADGTDNLDTMLMVADRRLYAAKNAGRNRVVSDDRVPEPAGDSAPAPAPTA from the coding sequence ATGCGTCCCCGCCTTTCCGCACTGCTCGACCATCTCTGGGAGCAGGCAGTGCGCACGCCGCAACGCTTCGTGGTGCTGTCCTTTGCTGCCGCTGCCGTGCTGCTGCTGGTAATTTCCGCGCACGGGCTGGTGGTGCTGCGCGACCATGAAGTGCAGACCCTGCAGCAAACCCAGCAACTGCAGGTGGCCGGCATCAGTTCGGTGCTCAACGTCGAGACCGAGCGGCTGCGCAGCGTGCGCAATTTCGCCCAGCACCTGATCCGCCTGCAGATGGGCCCGCACGCAGTCGAAGCCGACCCGCCGCTGCAAGCCGCCTACGCGCACCGCAACGATGACCTGTGGCAACTGCCTGCGCCAGAAGGCGATGCGGTGCTGCTTGGTGTCGGCCCCCGGATGCTGGAAGGCATGGACAGCTTTTACCGTCGCGATGAAGACCTGCTCCCCGGCCTGTACGTGGCACGCGGCATCAGCCATCTGCTGAGCGCCGAGCCGGTCAATCCGTTGGTCACGCGCAAGCTCATGTATGTCTCCAGCAACGGTTTCTTTGTCGCCTATCCGCCGGTGCCGCCTGCACGCACAGCCGCCGTATTGCGTCGCGTCGACGATGCCGGCTTCCTGCGCGAGCACCTGCCGCACAACAACCCCGATCGCACCCTGCGCTGGCAGATGATGCCGGCCGGTGATGGCAGCGGCGACGTGTACCTGACAGTCAGCCTGCCGGTCTACCTGCACGCCCAGTTCCGCGGCGTGGCGATCTCAGGTATTTCGCAGCGCAGCCTGGATGCCTACCTGACCAACACCACGCGCAAGGGCGTGCGCAGCTTCCTGATCGATATCGACGGCCGCCTGGTCGGCGCCAGCACGCGCGACGTCAGGAGTGTCGAAAAATTTGCCGCGGCCGTGCCATCCGCCTCGGGCGAAGCCACGCCCCATGAGATGTTCCGTCGCGGCTCCGGCACGCTGCACCTGGCCGACGGCAGCCGCCTGATGTTCCAGCGCATCGGCAGCACCAACCTGATGCTGGTGGACTACTTCTCCGCCACGGACCTGCTGCTGCGCACCGCCTCGCACCTGAGCGTGGTGCTGGCGGCCAGCGCGCTGTCGCTGGCGGTGCTGCTGTGGGTCACGCTGCAGGGCTTCCGCAAGCTGTTCTCGCACTACCAGGCCCGCGGCGAAGCGTTGCGCGAACTGGCCGAGACCGACGCGCTGACCGGGCTGGCCAACCGCCGCGTGTTCGAGGCGCGTTTTGCCGTCGAGCACAGCCACAGCCTGCGCGAGAAGACGCCGATGTCGATGCTGATGATCGATATCGACCGCTTCAAGCGCATCAACGACAACTGGGGCCACGCCAGCGGCGACCGCGTGCTGAAGACGCTGGCCGACGTGATGCGCGCGACCGTGCGGGCCATCGACGTGCCGGCGCGCATCGGCGGCGAGGAATTCGCCGTGCTGCTGCCGCGTACCAGCATCGAGGAGGCGACCCAGACCGCCGAGCGGCTGCGCAAGATCCTGGGCCAGACAGTATGCGGGCCGGCCGCCGATGCGGCCGACATGGGCGATATCCGGTTCACGGTTTCCATCGGCGTATCGGATCTCGGCGCCGACGGCACCGACAACCTCGACACCATGCTGATGGTGGCGGACCGTCGTCTCTACGCCGCCAAGAATGCGGGCCGCAACCGGGTGGTCAGCGACGACCGCGTGCCGGAGCCGGCGGGCGACAGCGCGCCTGCTCCGGCGCCGACGGCCTGA
- a CDS encoding ABC transporter substrate-binding protein, with the protein MPMPDSLPPTSLPYLPLRRRLLAVGAAALALPGAPLLAQSPARRTVVVGHLIDRSGAQADLARDYLAGAKVLFDAANAAGGPIRIVHVVRDADPDPRRALAQALALADSEHAELIFGAGDRILPALASSAELARRGVQIVAPLSGLALAEDNVWFTRADYQAELDAAVRQLRSYGLSAIALAVAPDFATPSLARLEAQTGTRAVPLDPKADPGAAAAARRIAAARPGAVIVAGDTLAYAGLGRALAAQGWYGFLVGLSSVSATVAREILGPGYAGGMVLTQVAPGPQQATLRVVREHVARMKQYLDEPPSSATLAGYIGAAWLARALAGARASGAAELRRALQARVDVGDFTLDFSHGQRGSQYVTLAVSGAR; encoded by the coding sequence ATGCCGATGCCGGACTCCCTGCCCCCGACCTCCCTGCCGTACCTACCGCTGCGCCGGCGCCTGCTGGCTGTCGGCGCGGCCGCGCTGGCGCTGCCCGGCGCACCGCTGCTGGCCCAGTCCCCGGCGCGCCGCACCGTGGTGGTCGGCCACCTGATCGACCGCAGCGGTGCGCAGGCCGACCTGGCCCGTGATTACCTGGCCGGCGCCAAGGTGCTGTTCGACGCGGCCAACGCCGCCGGTGGCCCGATACGCATCGTCCACGTGGTGCGTGATGCCGATCCCGATCCGCGCCGCGCGCTGGCGCAGGCGTTGGCGCTGGCCGACAGCGAGCACGCCGAACTGATTTTCGGCGCCGGCGACCGCATCCTGCCGGCGCTGGCGTCATCGGCCGAGCTGGCCCGGCGCGGCGTGCAGATCGTCGCGCCGCTGTCTGGCCTGGCGCTGGCGGAGGACAACGTCTGGTTCACCCGGGCCGACTACCAGGCCGAACTCGATGCCGCGGTGCGCCAGCTGCGCAGCTATGGCCTGAGCGCCATCGCGCTGGCGGTGGCGCCGGACTTCGCCACGCCGTCGCTGGCCCGGCTGGAGGCGCAGACCGGCACGCGCGCGGTGCCGCTCGATCCCAAGGCCGATCCGGGTGCCGCCGCCGCGGCACGGCGCATCGCAGCGGCCCGCCCCGGCGCGGTGATCGTGGCGGGCGATACGCTGGCCTATGCCGGACTGGGCCGCGCGCTGGCGGCGCAGGGCTGGTATGGCTTCCTGGTCGGCCTGTCGTCGGTCAGTGCCACGGTCGCGCGCGAGATCCTGGGCCCCGGCTATGCCGGCGGCATGGTGCTGACCCAGGTTGCACCGGGTCCGCAGCAGGCCACGCTGCGCGTGGTCAGGGAACACGTGGCGCGCATGAAGCAATACCTGGATGAGCCACCGTCTTCGGCGACGCTGGCCGGTTATATCGGCGCCGCATGGCTGGCGCGGGCGCTGGCCGGCGCGCGCGCCAGCGGTGCCGCTGAGTTGCGCCGGGCGCTGCAGGCTCGTGTGGACGTGGGCGACTTTACCCTCGACTTCAGCCACGGCCAGCGCGGCTCGCAGTACGTCACGCTGGCCGTGTCAGGCGCGCGGTAG